The sequence CCATCCCTAACTCATAATCACCTAAAGATATAAAATTTCTAAAAGTAGGACAGCCGTCTCGGCTACCCGTCTGACCCCGAAGCATCGGGGTCCTACCCGTGTTTGATATTCTAAGCTGTACCTCTTCAAGCTCTGGATGCTCTTTACAGTAGCACCTGTGGCATCCTGAACTGACCTTGCAACATCAACAGGGCTCTTAAGTGTTCCTACTGCATATATCCCTTTTTTCATGGCTGGTGCATCCACAAACCCTTCCTCTGTAAGAGGAATATCTATACCGATTGTAGAATCCTTTGTGCCCGGAACCATCCCTGCAGCAAGCACAACCATGTCGAATTTTCCTGTCACCTTACTACCTCCAGATATATCCTCTACTACAACAATAACATCCTTTGTCTCAGGGTCTTCTGTAATCTTAGCAACCTTGCCTTTTGTAAGGATAATATTCGGGTCGTCCTTCGCTTTCCATAAGAATCTATGCTCATAAAGCCCGGGTGTTCTGAGGTCTATATAAAATATCTGGGCCTTTGAATCAGGATACTGCTCCCTCACATACATAGCCTGCTTTAATGATGCGAGGCAGCATATATATGAACAGTATGGGAGGTGGTTCTCATCCCTCGAGCCTGCACACTGAACAAAGGCAATATTTTTCACTTCCTTCCCATCAGAGGGACGGACTATCTTACCCTTTGTTGGCCCATTCGGGGATGATAGCCTCTCCATCATCATATTAGAAATAACATTCTTGACCTTGCCGAATCCCAGGTTATCTACTTTATTCAGATCATAAGGGGCCCATCCTGTTGCCATAACGATCGCACCTACTTTAAGGTTTACTGTCTCTGGCTTCATGCCAAAGTCAATTGCATCATATTTACATGCATCGAGACATGCCTTCTTGCAGCCTTCTTTGCAATATTTATCGTCGATCACATATTTAAAAGGGAATGCCTGTTCAAAAGGAAGATATGCGGCCTTTGTCTTATCCATGCCAAAATTAAACTCATTCGGCCTTTCAGAAGGGCATGCCTGTGCGCAGGCATCACAGCCTACACATCTGTCATTTACATGCCTGGGTTTAATCTTCAGGGTTACATCATAATTGCCTTCCTGCCCTGAGATCTTTTCAACTTCTGCGAGGGTATAGATAGTAACATTTGGATTATTTTTTATCCTCTTGAACTGTATCTCAAGGCCGCAACTCGGAGGACAAAGTTTCCAGAAATATTTATTTAACTGGGCAACCCTTCCACCTAAATAAGGGTTTTTCTCCACTATAGTAACATCATAGCCTGCCTCTGCTGCCTCGATGGCAGAGGTAAGTCCGCTCATTCCTCCGCCTATAACCAGTATACCTTTTTGATCGGGCATGAAAAATCTCCCTTCTCACTTTTTACTTCTTACTTCTTACTTCTCATTTCTTTTACAGAAAGGCTAAGGCTGCGATTTACTCAATCTCAACCTTAGCCTCAACCTTAATTACTCAACTACGGGAACATCTGGACGTAGGGAACCTTCTTGAATTCCCATGTGTTGGTCTCTACATTGTATCTCGAGTTCACGAAGCACTTCCAGTTTGTATCATCGATCTTCGGGAAGTCTGCCCTGTAGTAGTAACCAGGATACCTCGACTCTTGTCTAAAAAGTATATGCCTTGCATGAGTCTCAGCAGCCCATACCCTATGGTAGTTCTCCCAGCACCTCAGAAGCTCATGGAGATTGGCTGCAGCGAGCCTTGCACCGTCTTCCTCGAGCACCGCAAGCTTCTTAAGCCCTTCCTCGATCAAGGTCTTGCTTGTGACATACCAAGTGGCGATGCCGCCGACATACTCGTCCATGATCTTCATGAGCCTCTTCTGATACATGTCAGGCTTTATGTAGTGAGGGCTGACGTTCCTCGGGTCATTGGGCGGGAATGTCCCGGAAGTGGTATAGGTCTTATACTTCTCATAAATCTCAAAAGGCAGATACAGCTCAGCCACGAGGGCGTCTATCTTATTCTTAAGCACAGGCTTATAGCCCATATTATCGAGGATGAAGGCTATTGCATTCTTTCCAACAATCCTTCCCTCTGCATGGGAGCCAGAAGAGAACTTATGGCCTGAGGCGCCTACAACATCGCCAGCCATGAATAGACCCTGGACAGTTGAGATCCTGTTATAACCCCACGACCACTCTGCCGGAGCACCTTTTATATCACCTGGCCCGCTCACCCAGAAACCAGCGCAACCTGCATGAGAACCAAGGAGATATGGCTCTGATGGGATTAATTCAGATGGCTCCCTATCAGGCTCGATATCAGATGCTGCCCACATCCCTGCCTGGGCAATAGTCATATCGAGGAAGTCCTCCCATGCCTCTGCCTCAAGGTGTTTGAGCTTCTTTGCACCCTCTTTATCACCAAGTTTCTCTTTAAATCCCTTACCCATTGCCTGCATCGCTGTATGGGTCTGCATCTTTATGGGTCCCTCACCTGCCCTCATAGAAATCATCGATACATGATTTCTAAGACATGTTCCCATGGCTTTACCATATCCGGGGTAGTCCCTCTCAACAGCATCTCCATATTTCACCGCGGGGTCTTCACCCATGGCATTCAGTGCCTTTGCCTTGAAGAAAAGGAACCATGCACCAACAGGTCCATAGCCATCCTTAAATCTCATGGGAACAAACCTGTTCTCCATAAGGGTCATTTCTGCACCTGCCTGCATGCCGAAATAATAGCCTGACCCTGAATTCCATACAGGGAACCAAGCCCTTCCCATCCCTTCACCTATAGAACGGGGCCTGAATACATTAACAGCACCACCCATGCCATTGAGGATCGCCTTTGCCTTGAAGACATAGACCTTATTCTCCCTTACACTGACGCCGATCGCACCGGCAATCCTGTTGGGAACATTGGCATCCATTATAGGTTTTGTTATGAAGACCCTCTCGAAGTGGTTCTGGTCAACGCCTGTTGCCTTTCTGTTATGCTCAAGTGCCTTTTTTGCAGCCTCTGCAACAATAACCTTATAGGATTCACCATTTATCATTACCTGCCATTTGCCGGATCTGACAACAAGTTTCTCCCTTTCTTCATTAGAAGCGATATCCTTTAGAAGTGGCTTCTCTGCATCTTTTGCCTGCAGGCCGTCGAGAGAAAACCCATCATCACCCTTCTTCCAGATAGGGAGTCCCCACTCCTCAAAGAGATGGACGGAGTTGTCCACATGCCTTCCGAGGTCAAAGACGAGGTCTTCCCTTATGATGCCCATAAGGTCAGTTCTCACATACTTTACATAGTCTTCAATCTTGTTGCCACCCATATAGGTATTAATAGCAGACAGCCCCTGAGCAACTGCACCGCTCCGGTCTGTAGCTGCCTTATCAACCATTGTTACCCTGAGACCCTTAGGCGTTGCCCATTGGCATGCCTCAAAGGCAGCCCCACAGGCAGACATACCACCGCCGAGGATCAAAAAGTCTGTCTCATGTTCTATAACCTCTGGTCTTTCGCAATACGAAAATGTGCAAGTCTCTTTTTCCATGTTATCACCTCCTTATTTACTCTTTCCTGGCTTCATAATTAAAATAGCCAGGCTGTTTTATCTTTGAATAATCAACTTCAGGGTGTCCTGCACAAGGATCAATAGAGCCTTCTGGCGTCGTCCTTATGGGGAACTTGAACCTCTTGATAGCTCCGTTTCTGAACGTGATCGTCCACATAACAGAGTCTGTGCCCCTTAAAGGGATGACACTCGCCCCGAGTGGGACATAGTCAGCATATCCCCTCACCTCTACCGCCTGCACGGGACATATCTTAACGCAGTTATAGCATTCCCAGCACTGGTCTGGCTCCTGGTTATATGCCTTCATCTTCTCCCTGTCAAGAGCCATAAGGTCATGGGGACAGATATACTGGCATGCTGTCTTATCCTGAGCCTTACAACCGTCACACTTTTCGGTAATCACAAAACTTGGCATAATTAACACCTCCTCCTAAATAAAGTTAAAAGTTAAAAGTTGAAAGTTAAAAACTTCCTCCACCTCCTCTCGATTTTATTATTTTTTGGTTTGTGATTTTATAAACTCATCCATAACATTAAGGCTCTTCTTCTCAACCACAAGGGCAAATATTTTGTCCTTTATAGCCTTTGGAAGAAGCTCGATACTCTTGGTTGTAGCGCTATCAAACTTTGCCATGGGAAATAGCTTCAGTATCTCATCCTTTTGCATTTCAGTATTGGGAACGGGTAATACCTTCAGCCCTGCCAGCATTTCCTTAGCCATAC comes from Nitrospirota bacterium and encodes:
- a CDS encoding adenylyl-sulfate reductase subunit alpha; its protein translation is MEKETCTFSYCERPEVIEHETDFLILGGGMSACGAAFEACQWATPKGLRVTMVDKAATDRSGAVAQGLSAINTYMGGNKIEDYVKYVRTDLMGIIREDLVFDLGRHVDNSVHLFEEWGLPIWKKGDDGFSLDGLQAKDAEKPLLKDIASNEEREKLVVRSGKWQVMINGESYKVIVAEAAKKALEHNRKATGVDQNHFERVFITKPIMDANVPNRIAGAIGVSVRENKVYVFKAKAILNGMGGAVNVFRPRSIGEGMGRAWFPVWNSGSGYYFGMQAGAEMTLMENRFVPMRFKDGYGPVGAWFLFFKAKALNAMGEDPAVKYGDAVERDYPGYGKAMGTCLRNHVSMISMRAGEGPIKMQTHTAMQAMGKGFKEKLGDKEGAKKLKHLEAEAWEDFLDMTIAQAGMWAASDIEPDREPSELIPSEPYLLGSHAGCAGFWVSGPGDIKGAPAEWSWGYNRISTVQGLFMAGDVVGASGHKFSSGSHAEGRIVGKNAIAFILDNMGYKPVLKNKIDALVAELYLPFEIYEKYKTYTTSGTFPPNDPRNVSPHYIKPDMYQKRLMKIMDEYVGGIATWYVTSKTLIEEGLKKLAVLEEDGARLAAANLHELLRCWENYHRVWAAETHARHILFRQESRYPGYYYRADFPKIDDTNWKCFVNSRYNVETNTWEFKKVPYVQMFP
- a CDS encoding CoB--CoM heterodisulfide reductase iron-sulfur subunit A family protein, with amino-acid sequence MPDQKGILVIGGGMSGLTSAIEAAEAGYDVTIVEKNPYLGGRVAQLNKYFWKLCPPSCGLEIQFKRIKNNPNVTIYTLAEVEKISGQEGNYDVTLKIKPRHVNDRCVGCDACAQACPSERPNEFNFGMDKTKAAYLPFEQAFPFKYVIDDKYCKEGCKKACLDACKYDAIDFGMKPETVNLKVGAIVMATGWAPYDLNKVDNLGFGKVKNVISNMMMERLSSPNGPTKGKIVRPSDGKEVKNIAFVQCAGSRDENHLPYCSYICCLASLKQAMYVREQYPDSKAQIFYIDLRTPGLYEHRFLWKAKDDPNIILTKGKVAKITEDPETKDVIVVVEDISGGSKVTGKFDMVVLAAGMVPGTKDSTIGIDIPLTEEGFVDAPAMKKGIYAVGTLKSPVDVARSVQDATGATVKSIQSLKRYSLEYQTRVGPRCFGVRRVAETAVLLLEILYL
- the aprB gene encoding adenylyl-sulfate reductase subunit beta translates to MPSFVITEKCDGCKAQDKTACQYICPHDLMALDREKMKAYNQEPDQCWECYNCVKICPVQAVEVRGYADYVPLGASVIPLRGTDSVMWTITFRNGAIKRFKFPIRTTPEGSIDPCAGHPEVDYSKIKQPGYFNYEARKE